Proteins found in one Cricetulus griseus strain 17A/GY chromosome X, alternate assembly CriGri-PICRH-1.0, whole genome shotgun sequence genomic segment:
- the Rgn gene encoding regucalcin isoform X2: protein MSSIKIECVLRENCRCGESPVWEGASNSLLFVDIPAKKVCLWDSLSKRVQRVAVDAPVSSVALRQLGGYVATIGTKFCALNWENQSVSVLATVDKEKTNNRFNDGKVDPAGRYFAANRRIVYKMEKDEQIPDGMCIDAEGKLWVACYNGGRVIRLDPETGKRLQTVKLPVDKTTSCCFGGKDYSEMYVTCARDGMDAERLLKQPDAGGIFKITGLGVKGIAPYSYAG, encoded by the exons ATGTCTTCCATCAAGATTGAATGTGTTTTACGGGAGAACTGCAGGTGTGGGGAGTCTCCGGTGTGGGAGGGAGCATCTAACTCTCTGCTGTTTGTAGACATCCCTGCAAAGAAGGTTTGTCTATGGGATTCACTGAGCAAGCGAGTGCAGCGAGTGGCTGTGG ATGCCCCAGTCAGCTCAGTGGCACTTCGGCAGTTGGGGGGCTATGTTGCCACCATTGGGACCAAGTTTTGTGCTTTGAACTGGGAAAATCAATCAGTATCTGTCCTAGCTACAGTGGATAAAGAGAAGACAAACAATCGATTCAATGATGGGAAGGTGGATCCTGCTGGGAGATACTTTGCTg CCAACCGCAGAATTGTTTACAAGATGGAGAAAGATGAACAAATCCCAGATGGAATGTGCATTGATGCTGAGGGGAAGCTTTGGGTGGCCTGTTACAATGGAGGAAGAGTAATTCGCCTAGATCCTGAGACAG GGAAAAGACTCCAAACTGTAAAGTTGCCTGTTGATAAGACAACTTCATGCTGCTTCGGAGGAAAAGATTACTCTGAGATGTACGTGACCTGTGCCAGGGACGGGATGGATGCTGAAAGACTTTTGAAGCAGCCTGATGCTGGTGGCATTTTCAAG aTAACTGGTCTTGGGGTCAAAGGGATTGCCCCATATTCCTATGCAGGGTGA
- the Rgn gene encoding regucalcin isoform X1 yields MSSIKIECVLRENCRCGESPVWEGASNSLLFVDIPAKKVCLWDSLSKRVQRVAVDAPVSSVALRQLGGYVATIGTKFCALNWENQSVSVLATVDKEKTNNRFNDGKVDPAGRYFAGTMAEETAPAVLERHQGSLYSLFPDHSVKKYFDQVDISNGLDWSLDHKIFYYIDSLSYSVDAFDYDLQTGQISNRRIVYKMEKDEQIPDGMCIDAEGKLWVACYNGGRVIRLDPETGKRLQTVKLPVDKTTSCCFGGKDYSEMYVTCARDGMDAERLLKQPDAGGIFKITGLGVKGIAPYSYAG; encoded by the exons ATGTCTTCCATCAAGATTGAATGTGTTTTACGGGAGAACTGCAGGTGTGGGGAGTCTCCGGTGTGGGAGGGAGCATCTAACTCTCTGCTGTTTGTAGACATCCCTGCAAAGAAGGTTTGTCTATGGGATTCACTGAGCAAGCGAGTGCAGCGAGTGGCTGTGG ATGCCCCAGTCAGCTCAGTGGCACTTCGGCAGTTGGGGGGCTATGTTGCCACCATTGGGACCAAGTTTTGTGCTTTGAACTGGGAAAATCAATCAGTATCTGTCCTAGCTACAGTGGATAAAGAGAAGACAAACAATCGATTCAATGATGGGAAGGTGGATCCTGCTGGGAGATACTTTGCTg GCACCATGGCTGAGGAAACAGCCCCAGCAGTTCTTGAGCGCCACCAAGGGTCCTTGTACTCCCTCTTTCCTGATCACAGTGTAAAGAAATACTTTGACCAAGTGGACATCTCCAATGGTTTGGATTGGTCCCTGGACCATAAGATTTTCTACTATATTGACAGCCTGTCTTACTCTGTGGATGCCTTTGACTATGACCTGCAAACAGGACAGATCT CCAACCGCAGAATTGTTTACAAGATGGAGAAAGATGAACAAATCCCAGATGGAATGTGCATTGATGCTGAGGGGAAGCTTTGGGTGGCCTGTTACAATGGAGGAAGAGTAATTCGCCTAGATCCTGAGACAG GGAAAAGACTCCAAACTGTAAAGTTGCCTGTTGATAAGACAACTTCATGCTGCTTCGGAGGAAAAGATTACTCTGAGATGTACGTGACCTGTGCCAGGGACGGGATGGATGCTGAAAGACTTTTGAAGCAGCCTGATGCTGGTGGCATTTTCAAG aTAACTGGTCTTGGGGTCAAAGGGATTGCCCCATATTCCTATGCAGGGTGA